The following proteins are encoded in a genomic region of Microcoleus sp. FACHB-68:
- a CDS encoding alpha/beta fold hydrolase yields the protein MTYPAYIPPFLLRNGLAMTLYAARRASLEWEKTTPHPEPPYQETVFSGAGNVPIFGLVAIPDNPHSTIVGTYGITGDLENQWFLKLLRRKAFAQGFAVVLFDWRAHGKTGLLSPTLTSDGLYEGEDFVRIAAQAKAMGCPAPFWFTGFSLGGQLALWAVKASQDLTLCQELGLSSNDIGGGAVICPSLDSNRSLSYLIQHPWGKYLERAIARELKKLAWQLHKVHPQAIDPAAIERANSIWGFDHELVIERLGFPSVEAYYDASSALPLLPHLNKSTLILYAADDPMFEPAIIPDLQAACAGNPAIDLILTQYGGHVGYISSKTSQRLAGDPDPWWAWNRVLEWFQQQSQV from the coding sequence ATGACTTATCCTGCCTACATCCCACCTTTTCTGCTGAGAAATGGCTTAGCAATGACCCTCTACGCGGCTCGCAGGGCTAGCCTTGAGTGGGAAAAAACCACACCACACCCAGAACCGCCTTATCAAGAAACGGTTTTTTCTGGTGCCGGCAACGTTCCGATTTTTGGACTTGTTGCCATCCCTGACAACCCCCACAGCACAATTGTTGGCACTTATGGAATCACCGGCGATTTGGAGAATCAATGGTTTCTGAAACTGTTAAGACGTAAAGCATTTGCCCAAGGCTTTGCAGTAGTTTTATTTGACTGGCGAGCACACGGCAAAACCGGCTTGCTCTCCCCCACCTTGACGTCTGATGGTTTGTACGAGGGAGAAGATTTTGTCCGTATTGCCGCACAAGCGAAAGCAATGGGTTGCCCCGCCCCCTTCTGGTTCACCGGCTTCTCTCTGGGAGGACAATTAGCGTTATGGGCTGTCAAAGCTTCACAGGATCTAACGCTGTGTCAAGAGCTTGGCTTAAGCTCAAATGACATTGGAGGCGGTGCGGTGATTTGTCCGAGTCTCGATTCCAACCGTTCTCTATCGTATTTAATTCAACATCCTTGGGGGAAGTATTTAGAACGGGCAATCGCGCGAGAACTAAAAAAGTTGGCTTGGCAATTGCATAAAGTTCATCCCCAAGCAATCGATCCAGCCGCTATCGAGCGGGCGAATAGCATTTGGGGATTTGACCACGAACTGGTGATCGAACGATTGGGTTTCCCTTCAGTAGAAGCATATTATGATGCCAGTAGCGCCCTGCCGCTGTTGCCTCACCTCAACAAATCGACGTTGATTCTCTACGCCGCTGATGATCCGATGTTTGAGCCGGCAATCATTCCTGACTTACAAGCAGCCTGTGCCGGCAATCCGGCGATTGATTTAATTTTGACCCAGTACGGCGGTCATGTGGGCTATATCAGTAGCAAAACGAGTCAACGTCTAGCCGGCGATCCTGATCCCTGGTGGGCGTGGAATCGAGTTTTAGAATGGTTTCAGCAGCAGAGCCAGGTGTGA
- a CDS encoding family 10 glycosylhydrolase, with product MEYEVHHLQPQGFPLAFCCAIMLKQSIGTESSQRSFPFVLHAGMSNCLIKFYRPLLALRLWRSGYRALVTAMVTGGLVYPQMPIKPALAEATAYCQLSVEEVSETDNLRQAAFKGGKDAQKRYKERLAEYAERLRQCRSRTWPQNQAIWLRLYPCDIQEGVLEAVLDRIVARGYNQVYVEAFYDGQVLLPEAENKSPWPSAVRMPGAEKVDLLAEAIKKGHERGLKVYAWMFSMNFGYVYSQRSDRQQTLARRANGQTSISEPSKDTETDIKAAEGDVSKVFIDPYHPQVRRDYMSVLNAILQRKPDGVLFDYIRYPRSTGPASVVSKVQDLWIYGEAAQQTLYQRALNQKGRELIRRYVTKGFISAGDVDEINALYPKESEPMWQGRNPQSSKALQSVAQLQSELWYLSVAHAVQGVVDFLTLAGQPVQRQGIPAGAVFFPGANKAVGQGGFDSRLQAWDRFPGSMEWHPMAYANCGDKNAGCIIEEIQRVLNMAPKGTQVIPALAGTWGASIKSRPSLEAQMLAIRRAFPQINGVSHFAYSWQEPEADRDRKYCQQQ from the coding sequence GTGGAGTATGAGGTACATCATCTGCAACCACAGGGATTTCCCCTGGCATTTTGTTGTGCGATCATGCTGAAGCAGTCCATTGGGACTGAATCATCGCAACGTAGCTTTCCTTTCGTTCTGCACGCCGGCATGAGTAACTGTCTTATAAAATTTTACCGACCTCTGTTAGCTTTGCGACTCTGGCGGTCAGGGTATCGCGCTTTAGTGACCGCTATGGTGACTGGTGGACTTGTTTATCCCCAGATGCCAATCAAACCCGCCCTAGCAGAAGCCACCGCCTATTGCCAGTTATCTGTAGAGGAAGTTAGTGAAACTGATAACCTGCGCCAAGCTGCTTTTAAAGGGGGCAAAGATGCCCAAAAGCGCTACAAAGAGCGTCTAGCTGAATATGCAGAGCGCTTGCGGCAGTGCCGCAGCCGGACTTGGCCCCAAAATCAGGCGATTTGGCTGCGCTTATATCCCTGCGATATCCAAGAGGGGGTTTTAGAGGCTGTCCTTGATCGAATTGTGGCGCGGGGCTATAACCAAGTTTATGTTGAAGCGTTTTATGATGGCCAAGTGCTGCTGCCGGAGGCAGAAAACAAGAGTCCTTGGCCCTCGGCTGTACGAATGCCAGGCGCAGAAAAGGTCGATCTGCTAGCAGAGGCGATTAAAAAAGGCCATGAACGCGGCCTGAAGGTTTACGCCTGGATGTTTTCGATGAATTTTGGCTATGTCTACTCCCAACGTTCAGACCGGCAGCAAACGCTAGCGCGTCGGGCTAATGGCCAGACCAGTATCTCTGAACCTTCTAAAGATACTGAAACCGACATTAAGGCGGCTGAGGGTGATGTGAGTAAGGTTTTTATTGATCCTTACCACCCTCAAGTGCGACGAGATTATATGTCGGTGCTCAACGCCATCCTGCAGCGCAAACCGGATGGGGTGTTATTCGACTACATTCGCTATCCTCGCAGCACAGGGCCGGCTTCGGTGGTGAGCAAGGTTCAGGATTTGTGGATTTATGGGGAAGCTGCCCAGCAAACGCTCTATCAACGTGCCCTTAACCAGAAGGGTCGGGAATTGATCCGGCGATATGTTACGAAAGGGTTTATTTCTGCCGGTGATGTTGATGAGATTAACGCTCTTTACCCCAAAGAGTCAGAACCCATGTGGCAGGGTCGTAATCCTCAGTCTAGTAAGGCTTTGCAGTCGGTGGCGCAACTGCAATCGGAGCTTTGGTATCTCAGTGTCGCCCATGCTGTGCAAGGTGTTGTTGATTTTCTCACCCTTGCGGGGCAGCCGGTGCAACGCCAAGGAATTCCCGCAGGGGCGGTATTTTTTCCCGGCGCGAATAAAGCGGTGGGTCAAGGCGGGTTTGATTCTCGCTTGCAAGCTTGGGATCGTTTTCCCGGTTCGATGGAGTGGCACCCAATGGCCTATGCCAATTGTGGGGATAAGAATGCCGGCTGCATTATTGAGGAAATTCAGCGGGTTTTGAATATGGCACCGAAAGGAACCCAGGTTATCCCCGCCTTGGCCGGCACTTGGGGCGCTTCGATTAAAAGTCGTCCTTCCCTAGAAGCTCAAATGCTGGCCATTCGCCGAGCGTTCCCCCAAATTAATGGGGTGAGTCATTTTGCTTATTCCTGGCAAGAACCAGAGGCTGATCGCGACCGCAAATACTGCCAGCAACAGTAG
- the psb27 gene encoding photosystem II protein Psb27: MKHYLSRLLALVLAVTIGLMGCSGGDVSGFTGDYSQDTLSLVNSLRSAIELPDDAPEKAAAQAQARQQINDFAARYRRDQYTKLASFTTMRTALNSLAGHYNSYPNRPLPQKLKERVEQELNQVEVALKRGA; the protein is encoded by the coding sequence ATGAAGCACTATTTGTCACGTTTGCTGGCTCTGGTTTTAGCCGTCACAATCGGCTTGATGGGTTGTTCTGGGGGCGATGTGTCTGGTTTTACAGGTGACTACAGCCAAGACACTTTATCCCTTGTGAACAGCCTCAGAAGCGCCATTGAGTTGCCAGACGATGCTCCTGAAAAAGCAGCAGCGCAAGCACAAGCCCGTCAGCAAATTAATGATTTTGCCGCTCGCTATCGCCGGGATCAGTATACGAAGCTGGCATCCTTCACTACCATGCGGACGGCGCTCAACTCGTTAGCCGGTCATTACAATTCCTACCCCAACCGGCCTCTGCCTCAAAAATTGAAGGAACGAGTTGAGCAGGAATTAAATCAAGTAGAAGTAGCGCTCAAGCGAGGCGCTTAA
- a CDS encoding glycosyltransferase: protein MPVAVLFIECCAALLPIRSESNSGEIPRPCIAVLIPAHNEASGIGETLKTILPQLTERDRLIVIADNCNDETALIARSFGATVLERKDAERRGKGYALDYGLGLIEQDPPEVVVLVDADCIVHTGTIDRIARLAAAKGQPVQATYLMEQPANPKPKDAVSALAFTVKNLVRPSGLSRLGLPCLLTGTGMAFPWSIIREAPLASGNIVEDMQLALDLAIAGHPAVFCGEARVTGLLPQQEQAATSQRTRWEHGHLQTLLTQVPRLLKASIQQTRFDLLSIALDLFVPPLSLLVMLWGAATGGALLAATLGFSSVPAIILASQGLLIFISIFGAWAKFGRADLPIQTLLAVPFYILWKIPLYFAFLIRPQTKWVRTERDSVNAPKP from the coding sequence GTGCCGGTCGCAGTTCTTTTTATTGAATGCTGTGCAGCCTTACTGCCGATTCGCTCCGAATCAAACAGTGGTGAAATTCCTAGACCCTGCATTGCTGTTTTGATCCCCGCTCACAATGAAGCCTCTGGAATTGGCGAAACTTTAAAGACGATATTGCCACAGCTAACCGAGCGCGACCGCTTAATCGTTATTGCTGATAATTGTAATGATGAAACAGCACTCATTGCGCGTAGCTTTGGCGCAACCGTCCTCGAACGAAAAGATGCTGAACGAAGAGGCAAAGGGTACGCCTTAGATTATGGCTTGGGGTTGATTGAGCAAGACCCGCCTGAAGTGGTTGTTTTAGTCGATGCCGATTGTATCGTTCATACCGGCACAATTGATAGAATTGCCCGACTTGCTGCTGCAAAGGGGCAGCCGGTGCAAGCAACTTACCTGATGGAACAGCCGGCCAACCCAAAACCCAAAGATGCAGTTTCAGCACTAGCATTTACAGTTAAAAATCTCGTTCGTCCCAGTGGATTGAGCCGGCTAGGGCTGCCTTGCTTGCTAACAGGTACAGGGATGGCATTCCCGTGGTCAATCATTCGCGAAGCCCCTTTAGCGAGTGGCAATATTGTTGAGGATATGCAACTTGCTTTAGACTTAGCAATAGCCGGCCACCCAGCAGTATTTTGTGGCGAGGCGAGAGTTACAGGGCTTCTACCCCAGCAAGAGCAAGCAGCCACAAGTCAGAGAACGAGATGGGAACACGGTCATTTGCAGACCCTGCTAACACAAGTTCCCCGACTGTTAAAAGCCTCAATTCAGCAAACACGTTTCGATCTTTTATCAATCGCTTTAGATTTATTCGTCCCCCCGCTTTCCCTGTTAGTCATGCTGTGGGGTGCTGCTACGGGAGGCGCATTACTAGCAGCAACCTTGGGATTTTCATCGGTTCCCGCGATTATTTTAGCCTCACAAGGGCTACTCATTTTTATCTCAATATTCGGCGCGTGGGCAAAATTCGGGCGTGCAGACTTACCTATCCAGACACTTTTAGCCGTCCCGTTTTACATTCTTTGGAAAATCCCACTTTATTTCGCTTTTCTGATTCGGCCTCAAACAAAATGGGTTCGCACAGAACGAGATTCAGTGAACGCACCAAAACCTTAA
- a CDS encoding universal stress protein has protein sequence MSFQKILVALDDSQLSKVVFNRALEMAQANHARMMLCHCLSQEMIGESLAVLPVELGLYPELMDNDYQAEHLRVGQRIEQVQGMLSEYCKSATALEVPTEFDYKIGDAGECLCQVAKNWGSDVIVLGRRGRTGWAEALLGSVSNYVVHRAPCSVLVIQQVEMPESMVL, from the coding sequence ATGAGTTTTCAAAAGATTCTCGTTGCCTTAGATGACTCTCAATTAAGCAAGGTTGTCTTTAACCGTGCCCTAGAGATGGCTCAGGCGAATCATGCTCGGATGATGCTGTGTCACTGCCTCAGCCAAGAAATGATCGGTGAGTCTTTAGCCGTGCTGCCCGTCGAGCTGGGTTTGTATCCAGAACTAATGGATAATGACTACCAAGCTGAACATCTGCGCGTTGGACAGCGCATCGAGCAAGTGCAGGGAATGCTTAGTGAGTATTGCAAGAGTGCAACCGCTTTAGAAGTCCCTACGGAATTTGATTACAAGATCGGTGATGCGGGAGAGTGTCTTTGCCAAGTCGCAAAGAATTGGGGGTCGGATGTGATTGTCCTAGGACGTCGGGGGCGAACAGGATGGGCAGAAGCTTTGCTGGGAAGTGTCAGCAATTATGTCGTACACCGTGCTCCGTGTTCTGTGCTAGTGATTCAGCAAGTGGAGATGCCAGAATCGATGGTTTTGTAA
- a CDS encoding Crp/Fnr family transcriptional regulator: MEDRYSQRESNHNVEQLIRSTPFFGGLPEEIVDRATAHIVSRSHPPNQVILLENDWGSSVYFILDGWVKIRTYNLDGKEVTLNILGKGELFGEMAALDEVPRSTDVITLAPTTIGNLPAQDFVKLLNTEPLAGIRLAQLMARRLRQVNRRLRLRESDSTSRVADILLFLAEGQGKLSAEGTEIPNLPHRELSSLSGLARETVTRVLSKLEKKGLILRERDVLCIPDMHALERLLV; this comes from the coding sequence ATGGAAGACCGATACAGCCAACGCGAGTCCAACCATAATGTGGAGCAATTGATTCGCTCTACTCCTTTTTTTGGAGGTCTCCCAGAAGAGATCGTTGACAGAGCCACCGCTCATATTGTTAGCCGCAGCCATCCACCGAACCAAGTGATTTTGCTGGAGAATGACTGGGGCAGTTCTGTGTACTTTATTTTGGATGGTTGGGTCAAAATTCGTACCTACAATCTTGATGGTAAGGAAGTGACCTTAAATATTCTGGGTAAGGGAGAACTTTTTGGCGAGATGGCAGCGCTTGATGAAGTGCCGCGCTCAACAGATGTGATTACACTTGCGCCTACAACGATTGGGAATTTACCGGCTCAAGATTTTGTCAAGCTGCTCAACACAGAACCCCTGGCTGGCATTCGGCTAGCCCAACTGATGGCGCGGCGGCTGCGACAAGTTAACCGCCGCCTGCGGTTGCGCGAGTCGGACAGTACCTCGCGCGTGGCAGATATTTTACTGTTTTTGGCGGAGGGACAGGGCAAACTATCCGCTGAAGGAACCGAGATCCCAAATTTACCCCATCGAGAATTAAGCAGTCTCAGTGGACTGGCGCGGGAAACGGTGACACGGGTGCTGAGCAAGTTAGAAAAAAAAGGGCTAATCTTGCGCGAACGTGATGTTCTTTGCATTCCAGATATGCACGCTCTAGAGCGTCTTTTGGTGTAA
- a CDS encoding WecB/TagA/CpsF family glycosyltransferase codes for MKKVNILNVFIDNLSMSELLKALDVSGGVVFTPNVDHLIKLQKNYDFNKAYSIANYKVCDSKVLMYASKFLGSPLKEKISGSDLFPAFYEYHKNNESIKIFLLGAAEGVARKAQEKINRKVGREIVVGSYSPPFGFENDEREAQNIIERINESGATVLAIGVGAPKQEKWLLQYKEKLKNIKIFLAIGATIDFEAGHKPRSPKWMSELGIEWLFRLQSEPQRLWKRYLLEDTAFFWLILKQKLNLYRAPLATHDAGVKQVTPKAQNLKPIGQLLQQANLLSPDQVATVLQEQAKQKHHQRFGEILVRLGWLNPKTVDFFAEELPKLTTTSYRQPLGQYLKSAGLLNDAQINTILKYQAQTGLRFGEIAVSQGWVKQETINFLLHYISPNQMLVPVEASGNSTHRQVVQSY; via the coding sequence ATGAAAAAAGTAAATATTCTCAATGTTTTCATTGATAACCTATCGATGTCCGAGCTACTAAAAGCACTCGATGTATCTGGGGGTGTGGTATTTACGCCTAATGTCGATCACTTGATTAAGTTACAAAAAAATTATGACTTTAACAAGGCGTACAGTATCGCTAACTACAAAGTTTGCGATAGTAAGGTTTTAATGTATGCTTCAAAATTTTTAGGAAGTCCCCTTAAAGAAAAAATTTCCGGTTCAGATTTGTTCCCAGCTTTCTATGAATATCATAAGAACAATGAAAGCATTAAAATATTCTTGTTAGGGGCGGCTGAAGGTGTAGCCCGGAAAGCCCAAGAAAAAATTAATCGGAAAGTTGGGAGAGAAATTGTAGTTGGTTCGTACTCTCCACCTTTTGGGTTTGAAAACGACGAACGAGAAGCTCAGAATATAATTGAGCGGATTAATGAATCGGGAGCGACGGTACTGGCAATTGGAGTCGGTGCGCCAAAACAGGAAAAATGGCTTTTACAATACAAGGAAAAGCTAAAAAACATCAAAATATTCTTGGCGATCGGTGCCACGATTGACTTTGAAGCCGGCCACAAACCCAGATCGCCAAAATGGATGAGTGAGTTGGGAATAGAGTGGCTGTTTAGACTTCAGTCTGAGCCACAGCGGCTATGGAAAAGATATCTATTAGAGGATACGGCTTTCTTCTGGCTGATCTTAAAGCAGAAGCTTAATCTCTACCGCGCTCCCCTGGCAACGCATGATGCGGGTGTGAAGCAAGTAACACCAAAAGCTCAAAACTTAAAACCCATCGGTCAGCTTTTGCAACAGGCAAACTTGCTCTCACCAGATCAGGTGGCAACAGTCCTCCAAGAGCAGGCTAAGCAAAAACACCACCAGCGGTTTGGGGAAATCCTGGTGCGCCTAGGATGGCTTAACCCAAAAACGGTTGACTTTTTTGCCGAAGAATTGCCAAAGTTGACGACGACTAGCTACAGACAGCCGTTAGGTCAGTATCTCAAATCTGCCGGCTTGTTAAATGACGCTCAAATTAACACCATCCTCAAATACCAAGCCCAAACAGGGTTGCGTTTTGGAGAAATCGCTGTCAGCCAAGGGTGGGTTAAGCAAGAAACTATCAATTTTTTACTGCATTACATTTCTCCTAACCAAATGTTAGTGCCGGTAGAAGCATCGGGAAATTCAACTCACCGCCAAGTGGTACAAAGTTATTAA
- a CDS encoding DUF2232 domain-containing protein, which translates to MSNPFSDSNSSHPNNSGETENENDLEKFLHPESGVEPISDTPESHPHAETGNSLSQPKLGNPAPLIMVETAFLASTASLIWLINYYFPLGPVLRIFFPVPIALVYLRWGNRAAWMAALVSGLLLSVLMGPMRSIQYVIPFGVLGVVLGLLWRRGAGWSVSIFIGMLIGSFGFFFRLWLVSILLGEDLWAYLTIQITEFTQWGFERLGLLQEPSLPVVQLVALLMVMLNNIVYLFAVHLAACLLLERLGNPIPPPPPWVQVLLDEE; encoded by the coding sequence ATGAGCAATCCTTTTAGCGATAGCAACTCTTCCCATCCCAACAACTCCGGTGAAACTGAAAACGAGAATGATCTGGAAAAATTCCTTCACCCTGAATCTGGGGTTGAGCCGATAAGCGACACGCCAGAGTCCCATCCCCATGCTGAAACTGGAAACTCTCTTTCCCAACCAAAACTGGGAAATCCAGCCCCCTTAATCATGGTGGAAACGGCTTTTTTGGCCAGTACCGCTAGCCTGATTTGGCTAATCAATTACTATTTTCCCTTAGGGCCGGTGTTGCGAATCTTCTTTCCCGTGCCGATCGCTTTAGTCTATCTGCGCTGGGGCAACCGGGCGGCGTGGATGGCTGCGTTAGTGTCTGGGTTGCTGCTATCCGTACTAATGGGTCCGATGCGTAGCATTCAATATGTGATCCCCTTTGGTGTATTAGGGGTTGTGCTGGGGTTGTTGTGGCGGCGTGGTGCCGGCTGGAGTGTTTCAATTTTCATTGGAATGCTGATAGGCTCGTTTGGCTTCTTCTTCCGGCTTTGGTTGGTCTCAATTCTGCTGGGTGAAGACCTCTGGGCTTACCTAACCATCCAAATTACAGAGTTCACTCAATGGGGATTTGAAAGGCTGGGATTGCTGCAGGAGCCAAGTTTGCCGGTGGTTCAATTAGTTGCCCTGTTAATGGTGATGCTCAATAACATTGTTTACTTGTTTGCGGTGCATCTAGCAGCGTGTCTACTGCTAGAACGCTTGGGCAACCCGATTCCCCCGCCTCCACCTTGGGTACAAGTGTTGCTGGATGAAGAATAA
- a CDS encoding polysaccharide biosynthesis tyrosine autokinase yields the protein METEQIPQLLSITKQARPLQQLPPVDNAEFTPPPQKGLNLRPLLRTLQRKALIVIGITGLVAGAAWYLNKKSLPTYQGSFQLLVEPVSSEAKMSEPSALARTEGDAPNEKLFSLDYPTQLEILKGPGMLSKIAEDVSAKHPGFSIGNLYANLTIERIGKTRLNQTKILHVSYQGSDPKLVQLVLEKTAEKYLKYSLEERKSRIGEGVKFIDARLPDLQTRVNTVQSQIQKLQEKYALTDPKQKSDELFTQVREISAQQLDTQRQIQELRELYTTLQQQLDLTPQEALAASTLSENPNYQGLLAKLKETESLIAVESARFQPGNPYIQALVAQRQQLVDLLNQEAQRILGSNLSDAVNTSEIMNFQNSTRLELIKQLVATANQLQVLEVRDQGITQTKATLQMQAQQFPAIASQYSELQRQLDIATRTLDQLLSHRQKLEVEEAQNEVPWELISKPELPKDATGNIAPIPGDSSKKLIIGVIAGLVLGTGTAVFLEKFRNIFYSANDIKDAIPLPVLGEIPFNQGETKGSKSRAGNGLRKPMKDAHNSASEYLEAFDSLYASIRFLFDNQPVRSLAVCSAEAGDGKSMIALQLAQTAAAMGQRVLLVDADLRRPQLHEWLNLPNSKGLSELLDSELAPNSCVQRSTLAENLFVLTAGQPLPESTRLLASAQMQYLVKEFQTTFDLVVYDTSHLLNLMDANFLAAHTDGILMVVALRKTKQSAVKEVLDQINVFGLPTLGTVVNHVQA from the coding sequence ATGGAAACAGAACAAATTCCCCAATTATTATCAATTACCAAGCAGGCCAGACCATTGCAGCAACTACCACCCGTTGATAACGCTGAGTTTACCCCTCCACCTCAAAAAGGATTAAATCTGCGTCCGCTGCTGAGGACTTTGCAGCGGAAAGCTCTGATCGTTATAGGAATTACAGGTTTGGTAGCCGGGGCGGCTTGGTATTTAAACAAAAAATCTCTGCCGACTTATCAAGGGAGTTTTCAGCTTTTAGTCGAACCTGTTTCCTCTGAAGCAAAAATGAGTGAACCCTCTGCTCTTGCTCGGACTGAGGGAGACGCGCCCAATGAAAAATTATTTAGCCTAGATTACCCGACTCAGCTTGAGATATTAAAAGGGCCGGGAATGCTATCAAAGATTGCGGAAGACGTTAGCGCCAAGCACCCCGGCTTTAGCATCGGTAATCTTTACGCCAATTTAACGATTGAACGCATTGGTAAAACGCGACTTAATCAAACCAAAATTCTCCACGTTAGCTATCAAGGCTCAGATCCCAAACTTGTTCAACTTGTATTAGAAAAGACTGCTGAAAAGTATTTAAAATATAGCCTTGAAGAACGAAAAAGCCGCATTGGTGAAGGGGTGAAGTTTATTGACGCTCGACTGCCGGATTTGCAGACGCGAGTTAATACTGTTCAGTCGCAGATACAAAAGCTGCAAGAAAAATATGCCCTGACTGATCCGAAACAGAAAAGCGATGAATTATTTACACAAGTTCGAGAAATCTCAGCCCAGCAATTAGACACGCAAAGACAGATACAAGAGCTACGGGAGCTATACACAACCTTACAGCAACAATTAGACTTAACCCCTCAAGAAGCCCTCGCTGCATCAACTTTGAGCGAAAACCCTAACTATCAAGGGTTGCTGGCAAAGTTGAAAGAAACAGAAAGTCTGATTGCTGTAGAATCTGCCCGGTTTCAGCCTGGGAACCCTTATATTCAAGCTCTAGTGGCTCAACGCCAACAGCTAGTAGATTTGTTGAATCAGGAAGCACAGCGAATTCTTGGCTCGAATCTATCAGATGCGGTCAACACTTCTGAAATAATGAACTTCCAAAACTCTACTCGCTTAGAGTTGATCAAGCAACTGGTTGCGACAGCCAACCAACTTCAGGTGCTAGAGGTTCGCGATCAAGGAATCACACAAACTAAAGCGACCTTGCAAATGCAAGCCCAACAATTCCCAGCAATTGCAAGCCAGTACAGTGAATTGCAGCGGCAGTTAGATATTGCGACTCGGACACTTGATCAACTGTTGAGTCACCGGCAAAAACTGGAAGTCGAAGAGGCTCAAAATGAAGTACCTTGGGAGCTTATTTCTAAGCCAGAACTTCCTAAAGATGCTACCGGCAATATAGCCCCAATTCCCGGCGATTCTAGCAAAAAGCTGATCATCGGCGTGATAGCAGGCCTTGTCCTGGGTACGGGGACTGCTGTCTTCCTAGAGAAATTCCGCAATATTTTCTACAGCGCTAACGATATTAAAGATGCCATTCCTTTACCTGTCTTAGGTGAGATTCCCTTCAATCAAGGAGAGACAAAAGGCTCGAAATCAAGAGCAGGAAACGGCTTAAGAAAACCAATGAAGGACGCTCATAATAGTGCTTCTGAGTATTTGGAAGCTTTTGATTCTCTCTATGCCAGTATCCGTTTTCTGTTTGACAATCAACCAGTCCGTTCCTTGGCTGTTTGCTCGGCTGAAGCTGGGGATGGTAAGTCTATGATCGCTTTACAGCTAGCTCAGACGGCAGCAGCAATGGGACAGCGAGTTCTTTTGGTAGATGCTGATTTACGCCGGCCTCAGCTTCACGAGTGGTTGAATTTACCCAATAGCAAGGGACTTAGTGAACTGCTTGACAGCGAACTTGCTCCAAACAGCTGTGTCCAGCGCTCAACCCTAGCAGAAAATCTTTTTGTGCTGACTGCCGGCCAACCATTACCAGAATCTACCAGATTGCTGGCATCCGCTCAGATGCAATACTTAGTGAAGGAATTTCAAACAACTTTTGATTTAGTAGTCTACGATACTTCTCATCTTCTTAACCTGATGGACGCTAATTTCCTGGCTGCCCATACAGATGGAATTTTAATGGTGGTGGCACTTCGCAAAACCAAGCAGTCTGCAGTTAAAGAAGTTTTAGACCAAATAAACGTTTTTGGATTACCCACCTTAGGTACTGTCGTGAATCACGTGCAGGCTTAG